One Phoenix dactylifera cultivar Barhee BC4 chromosome 8, palm_55x_up_171113_PBpolish2nd_filt_p, whole genome shotgun sequence genomic window carries:
- the LOC103712393 gene encoding homeobox-leucine zipper protein HOX21 has product MACNGMASSSFFPPNFMLQMQTPHEEEHLPPTSFNSILPTTPCTNLQDFRGVGPMLGKRSMPYSGIETCEEMNAEDDLSDDCSQAGEKKRRLNSEQVRTLEKNFELGNKLEPERKMQLARALGLQPRQVAIWFQNRRARWKTKQLEKDYDVLKRQFEAIRSENDALQAQNKKLQAEILVLKGRETSELINLNKETEGSCSNRSENSSEINLDISRTSAIESPLNPHQSIPLFPSIRPADIDQLLQSSSRPELQYPKIEQGVPDGSLSNLLCSMEDQSSFWPWSDHHSFH; this is encoded by the exons ATGGCCTGCAACGGGATggcttcctcttccttctttcctcctAACTTCATGCTTCAGATGCAAACACCCCATGAAGAGGAGCACCTACCCCCCACCTCTTTCAACTCCATCCTCCCTACCACCCCATGCACCAACCTCCAAGACTTCAGAG GTGTGGGTCCGATGCTGGGGAAGAGATCCATGCCCTACTCAGGGATTGAGACCTGCGAGGAGATGAATGCTGAAGACGACTTATCCGATGACTGCTCGCAAGcaggggagaagaagaggaggctcAACTCGGAGCAGGTGAGGACCTTGGAGAAGAACTTTGAGCTGGGGAACAAGCTGGAGCCTGAGAGGAAAATGCAGCTGGCCAGAGCCCTTGGTCTTCAGCCAAGGCAGGTAGCCATATGGTTCCAGAACAGGAGGGCCAGGTGGAAGACCAAGCAATTGGAGAAAGACTATGATGTGCTCAAGAGGCAGTTCGAGGCCATCAGGTCAGAGAATGATGCTCTACAAGCCCAGAACAAGAAACTCCAAGCTGAG ATCTTGGTTCTCAAGGGCAGGGAAACGTCAGAACTCATCAACCTCAATAAGGAAACTGAAGGTTCTTGCAGCAATAGAAGCGAGAACAGCTCAGAGATCAACTTGGATATCTCAAGAACATCGGCCATCGAGAGCCCCCTAAATCCTCACCAAAGCATACCCCTCTTCCCATCAATTAGGCCAGCAGACATAGATCAGCTGCTCCAAAGCTCTTCCAGACCAGAGCTCCAATACCCTAAGATCGAACAAGGCGTCCCTGATGGAAGCCTTAGCAACTTGTTGTGCAGCATGGAAGACCAATCTTCATTCTGGCCCTGGTCGGATCACCACAGCTTCCACTGA
- the LOC103712392 gene encoding uncharacterized protein LOC103712392 has product MAAAASSSSSAAAAVLLSSQPSAAPKALLQIPSSAFPSKTPPFFRPGTKLFVSSPPPSRTLSPKSPRPTAGGGGEEESIFFDGGAHYGDLVANLLLGFTLLWLPLTLAAVSRAFFLRYRFTNRRVTVISGLTGQDRSDFAYAAIQDVKVVPRFIGEWGDIVITLKDGTKVDLRSVPKFREIADYCLSMAEGPKGSEERSGGGARGF; this is encoded by the coding sequence atggccgccgccgcctcctcctcctcctccgcggcCGCCGCGGTCCTCCTGTCTTCCCAGCCCTCCGCCGCCCCCAAAGCCCTCCTCCAAATCCCTTCCTCTGCCTTTCCCTCAAAAACCCCACCTTTCTTCCGACCCGGAACCAAACTCTTCGTCtcctcccctcccccctcccgaACCCTCTCCCCCAAATCTCCTCGCCCcaccgccggcggcggcggcgaggagGAGAGCATCTTCTTCGATGGCGGTGCCCACTATGGCGACCTCGTTGCCAACCTCCTCCTCGGCTTCACCCTCCTCTGGCTCCCCCTCACCCTCGCCGCTGTCTCCCGCGCCTTCTTCCTCCGCTACCGCTTCACCAACCGGCGGGTCACCGTCATCTCCGGCCTCACCGGCCAGGACCGCAGCGACTTCGCCTACGCCGCCATCCAGGACGTCAAGGTCGTCCCCAGGTTCATCGGCGAGTGGGGTGACATAGTGATCACCTTGAAGGATGGGACCAAGGTGGACCTGAGGAGCGTGCCCAAGTTCCGGGAGATCGCCGACTACTGCCTTTCTATGGCTGAGGGGCCGAAGGGATCGGAGGAGAGGAGTGGTGGCGGAGCAAGGGGATTCTGA
- the LOC103712391 gene encoding transcription factor MYB124-like, which translates to MNSDGAVAPPAAAAAGKAAAPPKKDRRIVSWTPEEDDLLREQVALHGTINWTKIASQFKDKSGRQCRRRWNSYLNSECKKGGWSPEEDNLLCEAQKVYGNRWTEIAKVVSGRTDNAVKNRFSTLCKKRVKNEALFKENSGSFLNPNKRVIIQNGCITVQTTELSLSTKQMRYNISDLKENKIREQYLGNHGMKKDQLRSPLAGLAQNCNTAGGLLNQHLIGNDPRTAVCDDNKTKGTFLRKDDPKLTALLQQAEMLSSLAQKVNAENTKESLDDAWKEIQDYLAQTEETGLLNRKISGTDFLLDDFRDLMEDLKGTNTISQQSLRQSDLHQNSQGSSERSTGSTDHFETQRNDRDHWTDNCSFNNDAEVNGPHENVRLPSISTHQEEVSPPTKRPKENDENNCNVSNSQFASPLPTTPPFRSLADGIRTPEFTASERRFLLSIIGLPSPAPSPKSSQQPTCKKALLDGL; encoded by the exons ATGAATTCTGATGGTGCTGTAGCTCCGCcggctgcggcggcggcggggaagGCGGCGGCGCCTCCGAAGAAGGATCGGCGTATCGTCAGCTGGACTCCAGAG GAGGATGATCTGCTCCGGGAGCAAGTCGCTCTTCATGGAACTATCAA CTGGACGAAAATTGCATCTCAATTCAAGGATAAGAGCGGGAGACAGTGCCGAAGAAG ATGGAATTCGTACTTGAATTCAGAGTGTAAGAAAGGTGGATGGTCGCCAGAAGAGGACAATCTCTTGTGTGAG GCTCAGAAGGTTTATGGGAACAGATGGACTGAGATTGCAAAAGTAGTCTCTGGCAG AACAGATAATGCAGTCAAGAACCGATTCTCTACCCTCTGCAAGAAAAGAGTGAAGAATGAGGCTTTATTCAAGGAAAATAGCGGTTCATTCCTGAACCCAAATAAGAGGGTCATAATTCAAAATGGATGCATCACAGTTCAGACAACGGAATTATCGCTATCCACAAAGCAGATGAG GTACAATATTTCAgatcttaaagaaaataaaataagggAACAATATCTTGGGAACCATGGAATGAAAAAAGATCAGTTAAGGTCTCCTCTGGCAGGGCTTGCTCAAAACTGTAACACTGCGGGCGGATTGCTGAATCAACATCTCATTGGAAATGACCCAAGGACAGCAGTGTGTGATG ATAATAAGACTAAAGGTACCTTTCTTAGAAAGGATGATCCAAAATTAACTGCCTTGCTTCAACAAGCGGAGATGCTAAGTTCCCTTGCACAAAAAGTTAATGCAGAAAACACCAAGGAGAGCCTTGATGATGCCTGGAAG GAAATCCAAGACTACCTTGCCCAAACAGAAGAGACTGGATTACTGAATAGGAAAATTTCTGGAACAGATTTTCTACTGGATGACTTCAGAGACCTCATGGAGGATCTAAAGGGCACCAATACAATAAGTCAGCAATCTTTGAG GCAATCTGATTTGCATCAAAACAGTCAAGGAAGCTCAGAGCGCAGCACGGGGTCAACTGACCACTTCGAAACTCAAAGAAATGACAGGGATCATTGGACTGACAATTGTTCATTTAACAACGATGCAGAGGTCAATGGTCCTCATGAAAATGTGCGGCTTCCAAGTATAAGCACTCATCAAG AGGAAGTCTCGCCTCCTACCAAAAGGCCAAAGGAGAATGATGAAAACAATTGCAATGTTTCTAATTCTCAGTTTGCCTCACCTCTTCCAACAACCCCACCTTTCCGATCATTAGCAGATGGGATTCGAACCCCAGAATTTACAGCAAGT GAGAGGCGTTTCTTGCTGAGTATAATTGGCCTGCCATCACCAGCCCCCAGCCCCAAATCCTCTCAACAGCCAACCTGCAAAAAGGCTCTTCTTGATGGCCTTTAA